One part of the Acinetobacter sp. XS-4 genome encodes these proteins:
- the mnmA gene encoding tRNA 2-thiouridine(34) synthase MnmA has protein sequence MQQRVIVGMSGGVDSSVSAALLLQQGYQVEGLFMKNWEEDDGTEYCTAMEDLADAQAVADKIGIKLHTANFAMEYWDRVFELFLAEYAAGRTPNPDILCNKEIKFRAFLDHAITLGADFIATGHYARRGETAYNSKGEAYAPLLRGVDNNKDQTYFLHAVHGKEINKTLFPVGEIEKPEVRRIAEELDLATAKKKDSTGICFIGERRFNDFLKQYLPAQPGKIVLDTGKEVGEHHGLMYYTLGQRGGIGLGGLKGAAEGAWFVLHKDIANNRLVIGQGHEHPLMQSTQLWSESIDWVAGEQNIPVEGLRCTAKTRYRQPDQACTVFIDENSEHGVRVEFDEPQRAVTPGQSVVFYSDEVCLGGGVIHHTNAPTPNFI, from the coding sequence GTCTTTTCATGAAGAACTGGGAGGAAGACGACGGCACGGAATACTGTACGGCAATGGAAGATTTAGCCGATGCTCAAGCAGTAGCTGATAAAATCGGTATTAAACTCCATACAGCAAACTTTGCTATGGAATATTGGGATCGTGTATTTGAACTTTTCTTAGCTGAATATGCAGCTGGGCGCACCCCAAACCCAGATATTTTATGTAATAAAGAAATTAAGTTCCGTGCATTTTTAGATCATGCCATAACTTTAGGTGCAGACTTTATCGCGACTGGTCATTATGCTCGCCGTGGTGAAACTGCATACAACTCGAAAGGCGAAGCATACGCACCATTATTACGTGGTGTAGACAATAACAAAGACCAAACTTATTTCTTGCATGCTGTTCATGGTAAAGAAATTAACAAAACCCTATTTCCAGTAGGTGAAATCGAAAAGCCAGAAGTCCGCAGAATTGCTGAAGAACTTGATCTTGCTACAGCCAAGAAAAAAGACTCTACAGGAATCTGTTTTATTGGCGAACGTCGATTTAATGACTTCCTTAAACAATATTTGCCCGCTCAACCTGGAAAAATTGTACTTGATACAGGTAAAGAAGTTGGTGAACATCACGGTCTGATGTACTATACGCTCGGTCAACGTGGCGGAATTGGTCTAGGTGGTTTGAAAGGTGCAGCGGAAGGTGCATGGTTCGTACTACATAAAGATATTGCCAATAATCGCCTCGTTATTGGTCAGGGGCATGAACACCCACTCATGCAAAGCACGCAGCTTTGGAGTGAGTCAATTGACTGGGTGGCTGGTGAACAGAATATTCCTGTTGAAGGTTTACGCTGTACAGCTAAAACACGCTATCGCCAACCTGATCAGGCATGTACAGTTTTTATTGATGAAAATAGTGAACACGGTGTACGAGTTGAGTTTGATGAACCTCAGCGCGCTGTTACACCGGGTCAAAGCGTTGTATTTTATTCAGATGAAGTTTGCTTAGGCGGGGGTGTCATTCACCATACAAATGCCCCTACACCAAATTTTATTTAA